The genomic region CATATCGGTCCGATCAAACTAGAGTCACATCAAGTTACCCCACGGGCGGGACAGTCACGTCGATGGAGTGGGTTAGGAACCCGACGTTGGAAGCACGACCGTGACAACGTTTCCGCCCTCGGGATGGGAGTCGTACTGCAACTCGCCGCCGAGTTCCGCGACAATCCACGACACTAACCAGAGACCGAGTCCGCTCCCGTGGCGAAGCGGGGTGATCTCGTCGGCCTCGAAGATGAGGGTTCGCTGGGTCGGATCGATTTCGGGCCCTTCGTCAGCGACGGAGAGTGAGACCGCGCCGCCCGACCGGTCTACGGCGACCGAGACGCGTGGCTCGTCGATCTCGGCGTGTTCGACCGCGTTTTCGAGAAGTTCCTCAACGGCGGCCTGGAGGCGCGGATCCACCGAGACGTCTGCTTCCTCACCCACGTGGAGTTCGACCGTCGCGGCCGGGTAGCGGTCCTGGACGGTTGCCGTTGCATCCGACATGATCGCCACGAGCGAAACGGGATCACGTTCGGCGTCACTCTCCAGAACGGTGTCGACCAGCGTCTTGGCGCGTTCGGAGAGGTCGAGTAGCCCGGCGGCAGCCGTCGCCACCTCCGTCGCGTACTCGACGTGGCGCTCGTCTTCGAGTTCGTCTGCGAGGAGGTTGGCAAAGCCGATGACCGCGTTCAGGTCGTTTCGCATATCGTGGCGCAACACCCGATGGAGGACAGTGAGCTGCCGTTCGCGGTTTTTCAGCGACGTGATGTCACGCCCTTCGGGTACCAGCCTCTGGACCGTTCCGTCGTCGTCGCTGATCGGCCTGATCGAGAAATCGATAACCGCCTGGCGCGCCTGACCACGGATGGTGAGTTGCTCTCTGAAGAATTCGCCCTCGCTGGCGCGCTCAACCCCGCGACGGACGGTCTCAGTGGCGCGATCTGTCTCGATCCAGTGAGTCTCCCACAGGGGCTTTCCGACGACGTCATCGCGATTTAGTCCACCGAACTGCAGGGCCGTCTCGTTGATTTCGACGACCGTTCCGTCAGCCTCTAGCAGGCCCGTAAACTGGTAGGTGTTGTTGAAGACGGCCTCGAACTGTCGCTGGCGGCGCTTTCGACTCGATAGATCGCGAAAGATGCCGGTGAATAGCTGTCTCCCATCGTATTCGTGCTCGCGCAAACTGATCAGCACTGGGACCTCGTGGCCCTCGCGGTGGAGCGCCGGCAGTTCGACGCCATCCCAGTCGATGTGTTTCTCACCGGTTCTGACGTACTTCTTCAATCCCGCGAGGTGAGCGCCCTGGAGCCGTTCGGGGATGAGTTCGAGCTTCGACTCACCGATCAACTCGTCCGGACTGTAGCCGAGAATTGTCTCGATAGCGGGGTTCGCGTAGACGATCGTGCTCGTCTCGTCGATCGTCAACACGCCTTCGGAGGTGTTCTCCACCAGCGTCTCGAAAAAGGCCGAATCGGTCCGTGGATCGATCCGAGCCGACTCGCCATCTCCTGGCTCGTCGTCGCCGGTCCGGTTTCTCA from Halobacteria archaeon AArc-dxtr1 harbors:
- a CDS encoding PAS domain S-box protein — protein: MRNRTGDDEPGDGESARIDPRTDSAFFETLVENTSEGVLTIDETSTIVYANPAIETILGYSPDELIGESKLELIPERLQGAHLAGLKKYVRTGEKHIDWDGVELPALHREGHEVPVLISLREHEYDGRQLFTGIFRDLSSRKRRQRQFEAVFNNTYQFTGLLEADGTVVEINETALQFGGLNRDDVVGKPLWETHWIETDRATETVRRGVERASEGEFFREQLTIRGQARQAVIDFSIRPISDDDGTVQRLVPEGRDITSLKNRERQLTVLHRVLRHDMRNDLNAVIGFANLLADELEDERHVEYATEVATAAAGLLDLSERAKTLVDTVLESDAERDPVSLVAIMSDATATVQDRYPAATVELHVGEEADVSVDPRLQAAVEELLENAVEHAEIDEPRVSVAVDRSGGAVSLSVADEGPEIDPTQRTLIFEADEITPLRHGSGLGLWLVSWIVAELGGELQYDSHPEGGNVVTVVLPTSGS